The Porites lutea chromosome 4, jaPorLute2.1, whole genome shotgun sequence genome contains a region encoding:
- the LOC140933940 gene encoding glutaredoxin 3-like, with the protein MELQEVKNNAEFDKILADYSSFLTVIHFHASWAAQCAQMNDVMTELAKDNTHVKFYKLEAENLPEVSHEYEISAVPTFLFFKNQKVVDRLDGANAPSLTKKVQHHANVITPAVTSANQQETKKDINTRLKNIINGAPCVLFMKGSPQEPRCGFSRQMVEILNAHGTKYSHFDILTDNEVRQGLKVYSNWPTYPQLYVNGELMGGLDIVKELAASGELASTLPSDNDLNKRLQSLISSAPVMVFMKGNPEAPRCGFSKKMCEILKKYPSVQFKSFDILEDQEVRQGLKTFSNWPTYPQVYVNGELIGGLDIITELDQGGELESALNG; encoded by the exons ATGGAGTTACAGGAGGTAAAAAATAACGCGGAATTCGATAAAATTTTGGCTGATTATTCCAG tttccTAACAGTGATTCATTTTCATGCATCATGGGCTGCTCAGTGTGCACAGATGAATGATGTAATGACTGAACTAGCTAAAGACAACACACATGTTAAATTTTATAAG CTCGAGGCAGAAAATTTACCAGAAGTGTCACATGAATATGAAATCAGTGCTGTTcccacatttcttttttttaag aACCAGAAAGTTGTTGATCGGTTGGATGGAGCAAATGCCCCTAGCTTGACTAAGAAAGTACAACATCATGCAAATGTCATCACACCAGCTGTTACATCAGCAAATCAACAGGAAACTAAGAAG GACATAAATACAAGATTAAAAAACATCATAAATGGAGCTCCTTGTGTGTTGTTTATGAAGGGATCCCCACAGGAACCTCGCTGTG GATTCAGCAGACAGATGGTGGAAATATTAAATGCACATGGAACAAAATACAGTCATTTTGACATACTTACAGATAATGAAGTTAGACAAG GTTTAAAGGTTTACTCCAACTGGCCAACATATCCACAGCTGTATGTTAATGGAGAATTAATGGGAGGTCTGGATATCGTGAAG GAACTGGCAGCAAGTGGGGAACTTGCGTCAACACTCCCATCAGACAACGATcttaacaaaag GTTGCAGTCATTGATTTCATCTGCTCCAGTGATGGTGTTCATGAAAGGAAATCCAGAG GCTCCACGGTGTGGTTTCAGCAAAAAGATGTGTGAGATCTTGAAAAAATACCCCAG tgtccAATTCAAGTCTTTTGATATTTTGGAAGACCAAGAG GTTCGTCAAGGCCTGAAGACTTTCTCCAACTGGCCTACATATCCACAAGTGTACGTGAATGGAGAACTTATCGGAGGCTTGGATATCATCACG gaACTAGATCAAGGTGGTGAACTCGAAAGCGCGCTGAACGGTTGA